In the Gossypium arboreum isolate Shixiya-1 chromosome 10, ASM2569848v2, whole genome shotgun sequence genome, one interval contains:
- the LOC108485485 gene encoding uncharacterized protein LOC108485485 has translation MLYNEVIVVTNSYLPKALLSSGQILYLTKKVIDFNNQKVKRLEETRLSQTRARFNAIAYTRCFISLYNVAKGERISRMQSTRVYDKICQQEFQDCTGCGDQASFPVFGVPHGAVNYHAELYEISSEI, from the exons ATGTTGTACAATGAGGTAATAGTTGTAACCAATTCGTATCTACCAAAGGCTCTTTTGAGCAGTGGACAAATATTGTATTTGACCAAGAAGGTAATAGATTTTAACAACCAGAAAGTTAAACGTCTTGAAGAAACTAGATTAAGCCAGACTCGCGCACGTTTCAATGCAATCGCTTATACCCGGTGCTttatttctctctataatgttgcAAAAGGAGAGCGAATTTCCAG GATGCAAAGCACCAGAGTCTATGACAAGATCTGTCAACAAGAGTTCCAAGACTGTACTGGTTGTGGAGATCAGGCTAGTTTTCCTGTTTTTGGGGTTCCCCATGGAGCTGTAAATTACCAT GCAGAGTTATATGAAATAAGCTCGGAGATATGA